Proteins co-encoded in one Waddlia chondrophila WSU 86-1044 genomic window:
- the uvrC gene encoding excinuclease ABC subunit UvrC, translating into MPFDTDVLKAFSTKPGVYLMKDKAGKVIYVGKAKNLRQRVRQYFVKGGDGRFMIPFLVSKVESIETVVVSSEKEALLLENNLIKKHKPRYNALLKDDKSYIALKLTRHHWPRIDLVRYKGKPKADGIYFGPYAHAGAARKTLDLLHKIFPLRQCSDQEFARRNRPCILYDIKKCVAPCVGYCSKEEYDELAAKAVRFLRGNDKEVIRDLYRKMERCSSEMQYEQAAEIYRTIQSIEKTVEGQHVDKPLGVDADALGLHREGEEVLLALLMFKSGRLTGSKCFSFRSIAQDDQELVQSFIFQHYADLPSLPHEVIAPLDIEEGAIIAEHLSEGRSRKLSIISPKRGEKRKLVEMAAMNAESEFRKEKDADAIIERTLLQMRDKFHLSRYPKRIECFDISTISGEETVATKVAFLDGKKDASAYRKYKIKTLDRPDDYGAMYEALIRRFRKAEKENHLPDLLMIDGGKGHLNVALRVLQELNIISVDVIGLAKEDSRHDKGQTLDQVFLPNVKDPLLLSRHSQILFFLQKIRDEAHRTAIAFHRKRRSKALIKSALDDVPGIGNARKKALLKHFGSLKKIKEASIEELVSIPGISEQLAELIRRL; encoded by the coding sequence ATGCCCTTTGATACAGATGTTCTAAAGGCATTTTCCACAAAACCTGGCGTTTATCTGATGAAAGACAAAGCGGGTAAGGTGATCTATGTTGGAAAAGCGAAGAACCTCAGACAACGTGTGCGGCAATACTTTGTCAAAGGAGGGGACGGACGCTTTATGATCCCTTTCCTTGTTTCGAAGGTTGAATCGATTGAGACTGTGGTTGTCAGCTCCGAAAAAGAAGCGCTTTTGTTAGAAAATAACCTGATCAAAAAGCACAAGCCGCGCTATAACGCCCTATTAAAAGATGATAAGAGCTACATTGCCTTGAAGCTTACACGTCACCACTGGCCGAGAATAGATCTTGTCCGATACAAAGGGAAGCCTAAAGCAGACGGCATTTATTTTGGTCCCTATGCGCATGCTGGTGCAGCACGCAAAACGCTTGATTTGCTCCATAAAATTTTTCCCTTGCGGCAGTGTTCCGATCAGGAGTTTGCTAGACGCAATCGTCCTTGTATTTTATACGATATTAAAAAGTGTGTCGCACCTTGTGTGGGCTATTGCAGTAAAGAGGAATATGACGAACTTGCTGCAAAAGCTGTTCGTTTTTTGCGTGGCAATGACAAAGAAGTGATTCGAGATCTTTACCGGAAAATGGAGAGGTGTTCTTCGGAAATGCAGTATGAGCAGGCAGCCGAAATTTATCGCACAATACAATCGATCGAAAAAACGGTGGAAGGACAGCATGTGGATAAACCTTTGGGTGTAGATGCGGATGCTTTGGGGCTTCATCGGGAAGGGGAGGAGGTGCTTCTTGCACTGCTCATGTTCAAAAGCGGGCGGCTGACTGGATCCAAATGTTTCAGCTTCCGTTCAATAGCTCAAGATGATCAAGAACTTGTCCAGTCTTTTATTTTCCAGCACTACGCAGATTTGCCCTCCTTGCCTCACGAAGTGATTGCGCCGTTGGATATCGAGGAAGGGGCAATCATTGCAGAGCATCTGTCTGAAGGAAGATCTAGGAAATTATCGATCATCTCTCCTAAGAGAGGAGAGAAACGTAAACTTGTTGAAATGGCGGCAATGAACGCTGAATCGGAATTTAGAAAAGAAAAAGATGCGGATGCGATTATTGAAAGAACGTTGCTGCAAATGCGGGATAAATTTCATCTGTCGCGGTACCCCAAACGGATTGAATGCTTTGACATTTCAACGATTTCAGGGGAGGAAACCGTAGCAACCAAGGTCGCTTTCCTCGATGGTAAAAAAGACGCTTCGGCTTATAGGAAATATAAGATTAAAACCCTGGATCGTCCAGATGATTATGGCGCAATGTATGAAGCATTGATCAGAAGATTTAGAAAAGCTGAAAAGGAAAATCATCTTCCAGACCTTCTTATGATCGATGGAGGAAAGGGACATTTAAACGTTGCGCTTAGAGTCCTTCAGGAATTAAATATTATTTCAGTCGATGTCATTGGCCTGGCAAAAGAGGATAGCCGGCATGATAAAGGTCAGACACTTGATCAGGTTTTCCTTCCAAATGTTAAAGATCCCCTTTTGCTTAGCAGGCACTCGCAAATTCTTTTTTTTCTGCAAAAAATCCGAGATGAGGCGCATCGCACTGCAATAGCCTTTCATCGAAAAAGAAGAAGTAAAGCTTTGATAAAAAGCGCTCTCGATGATGTTCCAGGCATTGGAAATGCACGTAAAAAAGCGCTTTTAAAACACTTTGGAAGTCTTAAAAAAATAAAAGAGGCTTCCATAGAGGAGTTGGTCTCTATCCCGGGAATATCTGAGCAGTTAGCCGAGCTAATCAGACGTTTGTAA
- a CDS encoding His/Gly/Thr/Pro-type tRNA ligase C-terminal domain-containing protein, with product MLYSSKHHHLVAAALLGRSLCTLFPQAKILHFDQTKKGFYCLCKFPHPFDDQALRMTEEELKRTIQENLKIETVEMMRENAAVLFEHRGLEPMADEIRKGSSTIIELVRIEEFYGVCPKPHLSGTRQVGSIKLFWKREGELIKIEGIARETSKDLKQFFKNFAAFTSHEELGKEADLFFVEKNCCFWAPKGELIREILVQWWKSSLRGLGFSIFSSSGASITADPRFEYGCQLAEISEKKRDEELSMEGGLYDLPWATSDRFWWALDEKSALANVNSCLHFIKKTVNMMAIDCSWIFYNNLLKSRRCQKNRDLSIEILSQSLEISGIETFRQNESFQKYSAIEARFTDSLGREWSGPRIELRDASGFQIDQSMDSFVLVGSVFRSLESLIALLLESSKGELPFWLAPEQVRILPVKQEDVAWAVEIAEELIENGYRVHCDADPGSLSEKVSVANQYKVPYIVVVGKREREEQAVSVRCSSKGNKASVVSFELFMEELKKQREKAQFPIN from the coding sequence ATGTTATATTCTTCAAAGCATCATCATCTAGTCGCAGCAGCTCTATTGGGGCGCTCCCTTTGCACTCTTTTCCCTCAGGCAAAAATATTGCACTTCGATCAAACAAAGAAGGGATTTTACTGTCTGTGTAAATTTCCTCATCCTTTTGATGATCAGGCTCTCAGAATGACTGAAGAGGAACTCAAAAGAACAATCCAGGAAAACTTAAAGATAGAAACTGTTGAAATGATGCGTGAAAACGCAGCCGTGTTGTTTGAACATCGCGGGCTGGAACCAATGGCCGATGAGATCAGAAAGGGATCTTCAACGATTATTGAATTAGTTCGGATCGAGGAGTTTTATGGAGTTTGTCCAAAACCTCATTTGTCAGGGACTAGGCAGGTTGGATCAATAAAACTCTTTTGGAAAAGAGAGGGGGAGTTGATCAAAATCGAAGGAATTGCCCGAGAGACCTCTAAGGATTTGAAACAATTTTTTAAAAATTTTGCAGCGTTTACTTCCCACGAAGAATTGGGAAAGGAAGCAGACCTTTTTTTTGTTGAGAAAAATTGCTGCTTTTGGGCGCCGAAAGGAGAGTTGATCCGAGAGATTCTCGTTCAGTGGTGGAAGTCTAGTCTTAGAGGATTAGGATTTTCTATTTTCAGCTCTTCCGGAGCTTCCATCACTGCTGATCCCCGTTTTGAGTACGGCTGTCAACTGGCAGAGATCTCTGAAAAAAAGAGAGATGAAGAGCTCTCTATGGAAGGTGGACTGTATGATTTGCCATGGGCAACTTCGGATCGATTTTGGTGGGCTTTGGATGAAAAATCAGCCTTGGCTAATGTGAATTCCTGCTTGCATTTCATTAAGAAAACCGTTAATATGATGGCCATTGACTGCTCGTGGATTTTCTATAACAACTTGTTGAAATCCCGTCGTTGTCAAAAAAATAGGGATTTGAGCATTGAAATCCTCTCTCAATCGCTGGAAATAAGTGGAATTGAGACATTCAGGCAGAACGAGTCGTTCCAGAAGTATTCGGCCATTGAGGCCAGGTTTACAGATTCGTTAGGCAGAGAATGGTCAGGGCCAAGGATTGAGTTGCGGGATGCTAGCGGCTTTCAGATCGATCAATCGATGGATTCATTTGTTTTGGTTGGATCGGTGTTTAGGTCATTGGAAAGCTTAATCGCACTCCTTTTGGAGTCTTCGAAGGGTGAGCTGCCATTTTGGCTGGCTCCCGAGCAGGTTAGGATTTTGCCTGTTAAGCAAGAAGATGTTGCGTGGGCCGTGGAGATCGCTGAAGAGTTGATTGAAAATGGTTATCGGGTACATTGCGATGCGGATCCAGGCTCGCTTTCGGAGAAAGTGAGCGTAGCAAATCAATACAAGGTTCCCTATATTGTAGTCGTAGGGAAAAGAGAGAGAGAAGAACAGGCTGTTTCCGTAAGGTGTAGCTCAAAAGGAAATAAAGCAAGTGTTGTCTCTTTCGAATTGTTTATGGAAGAGCTGAAAAAACAAAGAGAAAAAGCTCAATTCCCTATTAATTAA
- the infC gene encoding translation initiation factor IF-3, whose translation MRINREIRAPKVRVISSTGEQVGIMSPRDALKRAEDEGLDLVEIAPNANPPVCKIIDYGKFRYDQTKREKESKKASHQIKVKEVKVKPNINEHDLQTKMRHAKDFLEKGNKVKVTCMFRGREMAHKSIGERLIQRIVEDLNEVAVCETPMKMFGRFLTVVLAPHKNKK comes from the coding sequence TTGAGAATTAACCGAGAAATTCGCGCGCCTAAGGTAAGAGTGATTAGCTCGACAGGCGAGCAGGTAGGGATTATGAGTCCCAGAGATGCCTTGAAAAGAGCAGAAGATGAAGGGCTTGATCTCGTGGAGATTGCGCCCAACGCAAATCCTCCCGTTTGTAAGATCATTGACTATGGAAAGTTCCGATATGATCAGACTAAACGGGAAAAAGAAAGTAAAAAGGCCTCCCACCAGATCAAGGTAAAGGAGGTCAAAGTAAAACCGAATATTAATGAGCACGATCTCCAAACGAAGATGAGGCATGCAAAAGATTTTCTTGAGAAAGGAAATAAGGTTAAGGTGACCTGCATGTTCAGAGGGCGTGAAATGGCTCATAAAAGCATTGGAGAACGGTTGATTCAAAGGATTGTTGAAGATCTGAATGAGGTGGCCGTTTGCGAAACACCAATGAAAATGTTCGGGCGTTTTTTAACAGTGGTCTTGGCGCCACATAAAAATAAGAAGTGA
- the rpmI gene encoding 50S ribosomal protein L35, giving the protein MPKLKTKKAVAARFKLTGKGKLLRQRPGLRHIMTKKTPKRKRQLAKPALVSDSQLKTYKRLMCVS; this is encoded by the coding sequence ATGCCTAAATTGAAAACCAAGAAGGCCGTGGCGGCCAGATTCAAACTGACGGGAAAGGGAAAATTGCTTAGACAAAGACCCGGCCTGCGTCACATTATGACCAAGAAGACGCCAAAGCGAAAACGTCAACTGGCCAAACCGGCACTAGTCAGCGATAGCCAGTTAAAGACTTATAAGCGCTTAATGTGCGTCTCATAA
- the rplT gene encoding 50S ribosomal protein L20 — translation MVRATNAVATRRRKKRLLKRAKGFWGDRKNHLKMTKDAVMRALAFNYVHRKQKKRDFRKLWITRLSAAAKIHGISYSKLVHGLKRSRCELDRKMLADMAISDPDGFKQVVGRAKEALA, via the coding sequence ATGGTTAGAGCAACCAATGCTGTAGCGACACGTCGAAGAAAGAAAAGGCTCTTAAAGCGGGCGAAAGGGTTTTGGGGGGATCGTAAAAATCACCTCAAAATGACTAAAGATGCCGTGATGCGTGCATTAGCATTTAACTATGTGCACAGGAAGCAGAAAAAACGCGACTTCAGAAAGCTCTGGATCACACGTTTATCTGCGGCAGCAAAAATTCACGGAATATCTTATAGCAAACTCGTTCACGGCTTGAAAAGGTCTCGATGTGAGCTAGACAGAAAGATGTTAGCCGATATGGCAATTAGCGATCCGGACGGTTTCAAACAAGTCGTCGGTCGCGCTAAAGAAGCGTTAGCGTAA
- the pheS gene encoding phenylalanine--tRNA ligase subunit alpha — MQAEIETLKKTFTAEIDQACSTASLEELKIKYLGRKGPVQDLMKSLKNASKEERPALGKLINDLKEEISNGINGKYDDLLIVEEDRKIKEETIDITLPGKRRFSGRKHVITQSIDTILEILIGMGFSVQYGPDIDTDYYNYEALNFPEDHPARDMQDTFYITDNVLLRSHTSNVQTRVMESAEPPIRIIAPGKTYRNETITARSHVFFHQIEALYIDKGVTFGDLLSTLDEFLSKLFDHDVKTRYRPSYFPFVEPGLEVDVSCLSCSGKGCTLCKHTGWLEVAGAGMVHPEVLKNGNIDPEIYTGYAWGLGVERLAMLKHGIKDIRLFTENHIRFLEQFPAI, encoded by the coding sequence ATGCAAGCAGAAATCGAAACATTAAAAAAGACATTTACGGCAGAAATCGATCAGGCATGCTCTACAGCATCTCTGGAAGAGTTGAAAATTAAGTACCTGGGACGTAAAGGGCCGGTGCAGGATTTGATGAAATCTCTTAAAAATGCATCGAAAGAGGAGAGGCCTGCGCTTGGCAAGTTGATTAACGATCTCAAGGAAGAGATTTCGAATGGCATTAACGGAAAATATGACGACTTATTGATTGTGGAAGAGGATCGAAAGATCAAAGAGGAAACTATCGATATCACTCTCCCGGGAAAGCGTCGTTTCTCCGGACGGAAACATGTCATTACCCAATCTATCGATACGATTTTAGAAATTTTGATTGGAATGGGATTTTCGGTCCAGTATGGTCCGGATATCGATACCGATTACTACAATTACGAAGCATTGAATTTTCCTGAAGATCATCCTGCTAGGGATATGCAGGATACCTTTTACATTACAGACAATGTTTTACTTCGCTCCCATACAAGCAACGTTCAAACTCGTGTGATGGAATCAGCAGAGCCTCCCATACGGATCATTGCCCCGGGAAAAACGTATAGAAATGAGACGATTACGGCAAGATCGCATGTCTTTTTTCATCAAATTGAGGCTCTGTACATCGATAAAGGCGTCACTTTTGGCGATTTGTTGTCTACGCTTGACGAATTTTTATCCAAGTTATTCGATCACGATGTCAAAACACGTTATCGGCCAAGTTATTTCCCATTTGTCGAACCGGGCTTGGAAGTGGATGTCAGTTGTTTATCGTGCAGCGGTAAAGGGTGTACTCTTTGCAAGCATACCGGTTGGCTTGAGGTTGCTGGTGCGGGCATGGTTCATCCTGAAGTTCTCAAAAATGGAAATATCGATCCGGAGATTTATACAGGATACGCTTGGGGACTAGGTGTGGAAAGATTAGCAATGTTAAAGCATGGGATTAAGGATATTCGACTATTCACGGAAAACCACATCCGGTTTTTAGAACAATTTCCGGCAATATAA
- a CDS encoding RluA family pseudouridine synthase, whose amino-acid sequence MISSTVLESGIKLVDFIHQKLQGKHSLRKIKRAIENNHVCVNGAVERFYSFQLSKGDLVEFDDSVLEKSESEKPVPERDAILFEDDHLLIYNKPSGMNSDEFGLGKFFPSFPLIHRLDKETTGCIMFAKYPKVKNRMIELFKGKKISKHYLAVVDGVPNKREGVEESFIGQISSNPGSIKWGNVSPKQGQHAKTQWMIEKRGKEAALLKMQPITGRTHQLRVHAAQMGHPILGDFRYCRHFKCSYQPSRTLLHAYTLHFPHPILDAYLKIKAPIPADMKQAIRQTCR is encoded by the coding sequence ATGATTTCATCTACTGTTTTAGAATCGGGGATAAAGCTTGTCGATTTTATCCACCAGAAGCTGCAAGGCAAACATTCTCTTCGAAAAATTAAGCGTGCCATTGAAAACAATCATGTTTGTGTTAATGGGGCAGTGGAGAGATTTTACAGTTTTCAACTTTCCAAAGGCGATTTAGTTGAATTCGATGATTCTGTGCTTGAAAAATCGGAAAGTGAAAAACCGGTTCCCGAACGGGATGCGATCCTATTTGAAGACGATCATCTCCTGATTTACAACAAGCCCTCAGGCATGAATTCAGATGAATTCGGATTGGGAAAATTCTTCCCCTCTTTCCCGCTTATTCACCGATTGGATAAAGAGACGACGGGGTGTATTATGTTTGCCAAATATCCCAAAGTCAAAAATCGCATGATCGAATTATTTAAAGGAAAGAAAATTTCCAAGCATTATTTGGCGGTTGTTGATGGTGTCCCCAATAAGCGCGAAGGCGTAGAAGAGTCGTTTATTGGCCAAATTTCATCTAATCCCGGAAGTATTAAATGGGGAAACGTCTCTCCAAAGCAGGGGCAGCATGCGAAAACCCAATGGATGATTGAAAAGAGGGGAAAGGAAGCTGCATTATTAAAGATGCAGCCGATTACAGGGCGTACCCACCAGCTGCGCGTCCATGCGGCTCAGATGGGGCATCCGATTTTAGGGGATTTCCGTTATTGCCGCCATTTTAAGTGTTCCTATCAGCCCTCAAGAACTTTGCTTCACGCTTATACACTGCATTTTCCCCATCCGATTTTAGATGCTTACCTAAAAATTAAAGCGCCGATCCCTGCAGACATGAAACAAGCAATCAGACAAACGTGTAGATGA
- a CDS encoding glycosyltransferase family 9 protein, with translation MRALIVKTSSLGDIIHAFPVAAYLQDRCPGILIDWVVEQPFSELVRSHPYVHSVYTVHTKKWRKGRGWKEIAAIRKQLKSQSWDVVFDLQGNSKSAILTHWANSSDKVGYGDRLVFEKPNLWVTTHQYDPPPEANVREENLFLVRSYLQDKAPFQSKAVYLNISTEEEELVDQIDRRLPNQRKVMVCPGSAWLSKQVEQKALVCFLKQIPKTHFLLIWGSDSEREAVDFLHREIPNSSVMDRFSIPVLQNLMGRVDEVIAMDSLPLHLAATIDVPTYSVFGASSAQKYKPFGKKHRAFQGVCPYGRTFSRRCPILRTCETGACIRSLTGDELFEHYSSSKI, from the coding sequence ATGAGAGCGCTTATCGTAAAAACTTCATCCTTAGGCGATATCATTCATGCGTTTCCTGTTGCGGCGTATTTGCAAGATAGATGTCCCGGAATATTGATCGATTGGGTTGTCGAACAGCCTTTTTCCGAATTGGTCCGCTCCCATCCTTATGTTCACTCTGTTTATACAGTCCATACCAAGAAGTGGCGCAAAGGACGTGGCTGGAAAGAGATTGCGGCAATTAGAAAACAGTTGAAATCGCAGAGTTGGGATGTCGTTTTCGATCTACAGGGAAATTCAAAATCGGCCATTCTCACTCATTGGGCAAATAGTTCGGATAAAGTGGGGTATGGTGATCGTTTAGTTTTTGAAAAGCCGAATCTCTGGGTGACAACGCATCAATACGACCCTCCTCCAGAGGCCAATGTAAGGGAAGAGAACCTGTTTCTCGTTCGTTCGTATTTGCAAGATAAGGCTCCGTTTCAAAGCAAAGCGGTCTATTTAAACATCTCGACAGAAGAAGAAGAGTTAGTCGACCAAATCGATCGACGTTTGCCGAATCAACGCAAGGTCATGGTATGTCCAGGTTCTGCTTGGCTGAGTAAGCAAGTTGAGCAAAAGGCGCTTGTCTGCTTTCTTAAACAGATCCCTAAGACTCACTTTTTACTCATTTGGGGAAGCGATTCGGAAAGAGAGGCAGTTGATTTTCTCCATCGTGAAATTCCCAATAGCTCTGTGATGGATCGCTTTTCCATACCCGTATTGCAAAATCTCATGGGCCGTGTTGATGAGGTGATCGCTATGGATTCGCTGCCATTGCACCTAGCTGCCACAATTGATGTTCCTACCTATAGTGTATTTGGAGCATCAAGCGCTCAAAAATATAAGCCTTTCGGAAAGAAGCATAGAGCCTTTCAGGGAGTCTGTCCTTATGGAAGGACGTTTTCCAGAAGATGTCCTATTTTAAGAACTTGTGAAACAGGGGCTTGCATTCGTTCGTTAACTGGCGATGAACTTTTTGAGCATTATTCGAGCTCTAAAATCTGA
- a CDS encoding DNA topoisomerase 3 — protein sequence MNVVVAEKPSVARDLAEHLGAASRKEGYIEGNGYKITWAFGHLVGLKKPEEYHPQWKQWSLETLPLLPKPFELTEIGDEGAKKQLGILKKLLVQANRIICATDAGREGELIFRYIMQWCNLEEKPFQRLWLNSLTPEAIKTAFEKMKAGSEYQHLFQAARCRSEADWIVGLNGTRNLTIRYGKGTLWSLGRVQTPVLAMITERDDEIAFFQSEPFWELMTTYRDAAFKYNGQRFSKKEEGEALLDTIKDALLRIEGIKKKNEKQMPPQLFDLTELQREMNKRFGISAADTLKAAQSLYESKLITYPRTDSQYLNKEMKKDVVNALRSLQPLKPEETEALDLNQLNFTKRIIDDKKVTDHHAIIPTGQNPKQIPTIQAQVFDTIHTRLLAAFYPPCLKETVVAEAVVQTLKFTAKGTVIKDPGWTKLYSKNEEKKDLLPAFVKGESGPQSPYLKEGKTQPPKSYTENSLLGAMAAAGKQVDDPKQRELLKDKGIGTPATRAAIIETLIARGYVKREKKNLKSTSSGKFLISLIQSPALKSAQLTGEWESKLKAIETGNYSSEEFMKNIEQFTKEIIKTSDVNQICEEQLGPCPKCNEPMIEGKKGFGCSAWNKGCDYVLWKEQNGIQLRKEQVQRLLQKGILLSPIGRSIYTLTRKGHVQILELE from the coding sequence ATGAACGTTGTTGTTGCCGAAAAACCTTCTGTTGCCCGCGATCTTGCCGAACATTTAGGGGCCGCCTCGCGCAAAGAGGGATATATCGAAGGCAACGGATATAAGATCACTTGGGCTTTTGGGCATCTTGTAGGATTGAAAAAACCTGAAGAGTATCATCCTCAATGGAAGCAGTGGTCGCTTGAAACACTGCCTCTTCTTCCAAAGCCGTTTGAGTTAACTGAAATCGGCGACGAAGGAGCAAAAAAGCAGCTGGGAATTCTAAAAAAATTGCTCGTCCAAGCAAACCGAATCATCTGTGCAACTGATGCCGGAAGGGAAGGCGAGCTGATTTTCCGCTACATCATGCAATGGTGCAACCTGGAAGAAAAGCCGTTTCAACGCTTGTGGCTGAATTCCTTAACTCCTGAAGCCATTAAAACAGCATTTGAAAAAATGAAGGCCGGCTCTGAATATCAACACCTTTTCCAGGCTGCCCGTTGCCGCAGCGAAGCAGATTGGATCGTTGGATTGAATGGCACAAGGAACTTGACCATACGCTACGGCAAAGGAACCTTGTGGAGCTTAGGCCGTGTACAAACTCCTGTCCTTGCGATGATTACCGAAAGAGACGATGAGATTGCCTTTTTTCAATCAGAGCCTTTTTGGGAGCTTATGACAACATATCGGGATGCAGCGTTTAAATACAACGGACAGCGTTTTTCGAAAAAAGAGGAGGGCGAAGCTCTCCTGGATACGATCAAAGACGCTCTGTTAAGAATTGAAGGGATCAAAAAGAAAAACGAAAAACAGATGCCTCCTCAATTGTTTGACTTAACAGAGCTGCAACGGGAAATGAACAAACGTTTTGGAATATCTGCTGCCGACACTTTAAAAGCCGCTCAGTCTCTGTATGAAAGCAAACTGATCACCTACCCTAGAACAGATTCGCAATACCTCAATAAAGAGATGAAGAAAGATGTTGTCAATGCTTTGAGAAGTCTTCAACCACTCAAACCCGAAGAAACAGAAGCTCTGGATCTGAATCAGCTTAACTTCACAAAGAGAATTATCGACGATAAAAAAGTCACCGATCACCACGCAATCATTCCCACAGGACAAAACCCCAAACAGATCCCTACTATCCAAGCGCAAGTATTCGATACAATTCATACGCGTCTTCTTGCCGCTTTTTATCCCCCTTGTTTAAAAGAAACAGTCGTTGCCGAAGCTGTTGTGCAAACGTTGAAATTCACAGCTAAAGGAACGGTGATCAAAGATCCGGGATGGACAAAGCTCTATTCAAAAAATGAAGAGAAAAAAGATCTTCTTCCCGCGTTTGTCAAAGGAGAAAGCGGGCCCCAATCCCCTTATTTAAAAGAAGGAAAAACTCAGCCGCCCAAAAGCTATACGGAAAACTCCTTGCTAGGCGCTATGGCAGCAGCCGGAAAACAAGTAGACGACCCAAAACAAAGAGAACTTCTCAAAGATAAAGGAATTGGCACCCCGGCAACAAGAGCTGCCATTATCGAAACGTTGATTGCCAGAGGCTATGTGAAAAGAGAGAAAAAAAATCTGAAATCAACAAGCAGCGGGAAGTTTCTCATCTCATTAATTCAAAGTCCCGCTTTAAAATCTGCACAACTGACTGGAGAATGGGAGTCAAAGCTCAAAGCGATCGAAACCGGAAACTACTCTTCAGAAGAATTTATGAAAAACATCGAACAATTTACAAAAGAGATCATCAAAACAAGCGATGTCAATCAAATTTGTGAAGAGCAACTCGGTCCTTGTCCAAAATGTAACGAACCCATGATAGAGGGAAAAAAAGGATTTGGGTGTTCCGCCTGGAATAAAGGATGCGATTATGTGCTTTGGAAAGAGCAAAACGGAATTCAACTCCGCAAAGAACAAGTGCAGCGCCTGCTTCAAAAAGGGATTCTTCTTTCTCCGATTGGAAGATCTATCTATACTCTGACCCGAAAGGGACATGTTCAGATTTTAGAGCTCGAATAA
- a CDS encoding polyamine ABC transporter substrate-binding protein, with translation MLDTRLVHEFEKEFNCHVVIDLYDSNESMYAKVKLGNSSYDILFPSNYYLEIMSKQGMVKPLNFDLIPNHLYLDPHYFNSESDPYGIPFMLSYSGLGYRSDQVAPPPSSYNIFGSKEYIGRMTMLNDTREALGAALRTLGHSVNSTDKNAIESAADLVIKWKQNLAKFESEQYKNGLINSEFLICQSYSSDILQVQVEADLVKFSFPEEGAILSIDYITISEHSPEPELAHAFINYMIAPKAAALNIQRTHALTPIPSSYQLLPKHLRENPILFPSEDQLKAMEKIRDLGSDVRLYYDAWERVKGS, from the coding sequence ATGCTGGATACACGCCTTGTTCATGAATTTGAAAAAGAGTTTAACTGCCATGTAGTCATCGATCTGTACGACTCAAATGAATCGATGTATGCAAAAGTTAAGCTGGGAAATTCTTCATACGACATTCTATTCCCCAGCAATTACTACTTAGAGATCATGTCCAAACAAGGAATGGTCAAGCCGCTTAACTTCGATTTGATCCCCAATCACCTTTATCTGGATCCGCACTATTTCAATTCAGAAAGCGACCCCTACGGCATCCCTTTTATGCTTTCGTACTCCGGCCTCGGATACCGGTCCGACCAGGTCGCTCCTCCCCCTTCTTCTTACAACATTTTCGGTTCGAAGGAATATATCGGCCGAATGACAATGCTTAACGACACCCGCGAAGCCTTAGGCGCAGCATTGAGAACATTGGGCCACAGTGTCAACTCAACAGACAAAAACGCTATTGAATCTGCTGCAGATCTTGTCATCAAATGGAAGCAAAATTTAGCAAAATTTGAAAGCGAGCAGTACAAAAACGGCCTCATCAACAGCGAATTCCTTATCTGCCAATCCTATTCCAGCGATATCCTCCAAGTCCAGGTGGAAGCTGACCTGGTGAAGTTTAGCTTTCCTGAGGAAGGGGCGATCTTATCGATTGACTATATCACAATTTCTGAGCACTCCCCTGAGCCGGAACTCGCCCATGCCTTCATCAATTACATGATTGCTCCAAAAGCTGCGGCATTAAATATCCAACGTACGCATGCATTAACACCGATTCCAAGCAGCTATCAATTACTTCCGAAACATTTAAGGGAAAACCCGATTTTATTTCCCTCGGAAGATCAGCTGAAAGCAATGGAAAAAATTCGGGACCTTGGATCGGATGTGCGTTTGTACTATGACGCATGGGAAAGGGTGAAAGGAAGTTAA